From the genome of Phytohabitans rumicis, one region includes:
- a CDS encoding protein rhiA, with product MTTYNLTVRNDSNEPWDIFTFQKNPLLNLNSPALVSLAWFTKYTAAHSQAKFTWELDYNFMWSNTGDLTPGVVFEASQSFPADPFVAGLATASKAGDQAILSYHQEQDYFEFTNDGLLVLPSPGTLYVSSDSSVPNGIASVGIGMSNAGTFALPALTNITAEFTPDPTYYVAASVSMQQGQVLEEEISNAVELQFAGVTSLVATFNPDHTWSVSTS from the coding sequence ATGACCACCTACAACCTGACCGTCAGGAACGACTCGAACGAGCCCTGGGACATCTTCACGTTCCAGAAGAACCCGCTGCTCAACCTCAACAGCCCGGCGCTGGTCTCGCTGGCGTGGTTCACCAAGTACACGGCGGCGCACAGCCAGGCCAAGTTCACCTGGGAGCTGGACTACAACTTCATGTGGTCGAACACCGGCGACCTGACGCCCGGCGTGGTCTTCGAGGCCAGCCAGTCGTTCCCGGCGGACCCGTTCGTCGCGGGGCTGGCGACCGCGTCCAAGGCCGGCGACCAGGCCATCCTGTCCTACCACCAAGAGCAGGACTACTTCGAGTTCACCAACGACGGCCTGCTGGTGCTCCCATCGCCCGGGACGCTCTACGTGAGCAGCGACTCCTCGGTGCCGAACGGCATCGCGTCGGTCGGCATCGGCATGTCCAACGCCGGCACGTTCGCGCTGCCCGCGCTGACCAACATCACCGCGGAGTTCACGCCCGACCCGACGTACTACGTCGCCGCCAGCGTGAGCATGCAGCAGGGCCAGGTGCTGGAGGAGGAGATCAGCAACGCCGTCGAGCTGCAGTTCGCCGGCGTCACCTCGCTCGTCGCCACCTTCAACCCGGACCACACCTGGTCCGTCTCGACGTCCTGA
- a CDS encoding ABC transporter ATP-binding protein has protein sequence MTPPVGPPSPDARRLIRHAGTAWWLCWCAGRGQTVGHLVVAGLAGLLPAGTTWLTKLLVDGLTAGRSGAVLGWAAGLAAIGLAVAALPHLTGYLHAELSRRLDRLMQDELYTAVNRFQGLSRFENPHFLDQLRMATQATGGSLGPVTTGLFDSVRNVITLVSLLATLSVLSPVMAAVVTAAAVPVLIARVRLSKRRVTVLAGLSAAGRRQLFYSSLITDVQAAKEIRLFGLGDFLRQRLLGQLDIIQAGERRLDRREALTQALLALFSAGVAGLGLVWAARSATAGHLSVGDVMAFVAAVAGAQAALVGLVDNLATAHQALLLFGYHAAVTALPDDLPPPRAAALAPLRRGIELRDVWFRYDESLPWVLRGVDLTIPYGRSVALVGLNGAGKSTLVKLLCRFYDPTRGVILWDGVDIRHVPVGELRRRMGVLFQDFMSYDLTAAENVGIGELDALQDRSRITTAARMAHADTIVEALPRGYDTLLSRIFFGQPDEDDPAAGVTLSGGQWQRLALARTLLRDGRDLLILDEPSSGLDAQAEHRVHRRLQEHRAGRTSLLISHRLGAVRDADLIVVLGGGLILEQGTHDELIAAGGEYAQLFTVQASGYRVHPVPL, from the coding sequence GTGACACCGCCGGTCGGCCCGCCGTCACCCGACGCGCGGCGGCTGATCCGGCACGCCGGGACGGCATGGTGGCTCTGCTGGTGCGCCGGGCGCGGCCAGACCGTTGGACACCTGGTGGTCGCCGGCCTGGCCGGTCTCCTGCCAGCCGGCACGACCTGGTTGACGAAGCTGCTCGTGGACGGGCTCACCGCCGGACGGTCCGGGGCCGTGCTGGGCTGGGCGGCCGGGCTGGCCGCGATCGGGCTGGCCGTCGCCGCGCTGCCGCACCTGACCGGCTATCTGCACGCCGAACTGAGCCGCCGGCTCGACCGGCTGATGCAGGACGAGCTGTACACGGCGGTCAACCGGTTCCAGGGTCTGTCGCGGTTCGAGAACCCGCACTTCCTCGACCAGCTCCGGATGGCCACGCAGGCGACGGGCGGCTCGCTGGGACCGGTGACGACCGGGTTGTTCGACAGCGTACGCAACGTCATCACGCTGGTGAGCCTGCTGGCGACGCTGTCCGTCCTGAGCCCGGTGATGGCGGCCGTGGTCACCGCGGCGGCGGTGCCGGTGTTGATCGCCCGGGTGAGACTGTCCAAGCGGCGGGTGACGGTGCTCGCCGGGCTCTCCGCGGCCGGGCGGCGGCAGCTCTTCTACTCCTCGCTCATCACCGATGTCCAGGCCGCCAAGGAGATCCGCCTCTTCGGGCTGGGCGACTTCCTCCGGCAGCGGCTGCTCGGGCAGCTGGACATCATCCAAGCCGGCGAGCGCCGGCTCGATCGCCGGGAGGCCCTGACCCAGGCGCTCCTCGCACTCTTCTCGGCGGGGGTCGCCGGCCTCGGGCTCGTCTGGGCGGCCCGATCCGCCACGGCGGGCCACCTGAGCGTGGGTGACGTGATGGCCTTCGTCGCCGCCGTGGCCGGCGCACAGGCTGCCCTGGTTGGGCTGGTCGACAACCTGGCCACCGCACACCAGGCCCTGCTGCTGTTCGGCTATCACGCGGCGGTGACGGCGCTGCCGGACGACCTCCCGCCGCCTCGGGCGGCGGCCCTGGCACCCCTGCGCCGCGGGATCGAGCTACGCGACGTGTGGTTCCGCTACGACGAGAGCCTTCCGTGGGTGCTGCGCGGGGTCGATCTGACCATCCCGTACGGCCGATCGGTCGCGCTGGTCGGGCTCAACGGCGCCGGCAAGAGCACCCTTGTCAAGCTGTTGTGCCGGTTCTACGACCCGACCCGTGGAGTGATCTTGTGGGACGGCGTGGACATCCGGCACGTCCCCGTCGGCGAGCTCCGCCGCCGGATGGGCGTCCTCTTCCAGGACTTCATGAGCTACGACCTGACGGCGGCCGAGAACGTCGGGATCGGTGAACTGGACGCGCTGCAGGACCGCTCCCGGATCACCACCGCCGCTCGGATGGCCCACGCCGACACCATCGTCGAGGCCCTGCCGCGCGGGTACGACACGCTGCTGAGCCGGATCTTCTTCGGCCAACCGGACGAGGACGATCCGGCGGCGGGAGTAACCCTGTCCGGCGGGCAGTGGCAGCGGCTGGCCCTGGCCCGCACGCTCCTGCGCGACGGCCGTGACCTGCTCATCCTCGACGAACCCAGCTCCGGCCTGGACGCGCAGGCCGAACATCGGGTACACCGCCGGCTGCAGGAGCACCGGGCGGGGCGTACCAGCCTGCTGATCTCGCACCGGCTCGGGGCGGTCCGGGACGCCGACCTGATCGTGGTCCTGGGCGGCGGGCTGATCCTCGAACAGGGCACGCACGACGAGCTGATCGCCGCCGGTGGCGAGTACGCCCAACTGTTCACCGTCCAGGCCAGCGGCTACCGGGTCCACCCCGTACCCCTGTGA
- a CDS encoding AfsR/SARP family transcriptional regulator: protein MTGLAAQLSLHLLGPFRARRGEHPVTLPRSAARVLAFLAIHSAASRQQVSGALWPDVPQSRASSDLRTALWRLHRAADEFVLVGGETLAISELVAVDVQQVTDWATQTVASAGDRPPPPRGSGRELLPGWDEEWLEDARERIRLLTVQAFESVAERLLTAGRPAEALPYLLQVTEIDPLRESAQQLMVELHLRQRNVHEALRQYRRYERLVRRDLGIEPGVGLRSLLSRYAPNLVD from the coding sequence GTGACCGGGCTGGCCGCGCAGTTGTCGTTGCACCTGCTCGGTCCGTTCCGCGCGCGGCGCGGCGAGCACCCCGTAACGCTCCCCCGCAGTGCCGCCCGCGTGCTCGCCTTCCTGGCCATCCACTCCGCGGCCAGCCGGCAGCAGGTCTCCGGCGCGCTCTGGCCGGATGTCCCGCAGTCGCGCGCCAGCTCCGACCTGCGTACGGCGCTGTGGCGGTTGCATCGCGCCGCCGACGAGTTCGTCCTCGTCGGCGGGGAGACGCTGGCCATCTCGGAGCTGGTCGCGGTGGACGTGCAGCAGGTGACCGACTGGGCGACCCAGACGGTCGCCAGCGCCGGCGACCGTCCACCGCCGCCGCGAGGCAGTGGCCGCGAGCTGCTGCCCGGCTGGGACGAGGAGTGGCTGGAGGACGCCCGGGAGCGGATCCGGCTACTGACCGTACAGGCGTTCGAGTCGGTGGCGGAGCGACTGCTCACCGCCGGGCGACCGGCGGAGGCGCTGCCGTACCTGCTCCAGGTCACCGAGATCGACCCGCTCCGGGAGAGCGCACAGCAGCTCATGGTCGAGCTGCACCTGCGCCAGCGCAACGTGCACGAGGCGCTGCGGCAGTACCGCCGGTACGAGCGCCTGGTCCGCCGCGATCTGGGCATCGAGCCGGGCGTCGGGCTGCGCTCCCTCCTGTCCCGGTATGCACCAAATCTTGTTGATTGA
- a CDS encoding glycoside hydrolase family 3 protein, producing MLLSSAAVPSAALGQPAQAGAGERGKIMRLLRHMTLEEKVGQLFVVEVYGQDAQTVTETAAAGNQRLYGVSTPAQVIDKYKPGGVIYYTEGRGPDNLRNPRQIATLSNGLQAAATGQRRPIPLLIATDQEGGSLVFRLSAPATAMPGNMALGAGRSAADAYRSAEVIGAELAAVGINQNYAPVADVNVNPANPVIGIRSVGEDPDLVSDLVAAQVDGYHDGGVAAVAKHFPGHGDTAVDSHFGLPEVTHTRAQLEAIDLPPFRAAIDERVDAIMTAHVVLRSVDPSGAPATMSKSILTGLLRKRLDYDGLIVTDALDMRGATSTYPPHVAPVEAVKAGADQLVLAPQMDVAYNAVLDAVRSGQISMRRLDESVYRILRVKLKRGLFADPLVDVELAEKVVGAPGHLADAQVITDRTTTLVKNDAGVLPLTGDPRSVLVTGWGVTTTRTLGEAVRRRGQTVTVLETGLTPSPARIAEAVAAAAANHLVVVSTNNAAGIDATTGLPTASAAAQQALITALLATGVPIVVSAMRNPYDISRLTGVSTFLATYGYTAGAVESLTRVLFGEVNPAGRLPVTIPRADGSGALYPFGHGLRYGS from the coding sequence GTGCTTCTGTCGTCCGCGGCCGTGCCGTCCGCCGCCCTGGGCCAGCCGGCTCAGGCCGGCGCGGGGGAGCGCGGCAAGATCATGAGGCTGCTTCGGCACATGACGCTGGAGGAGAAGGTCGGGCAGCTGTTCGTCGTCGAGGTCTACGGCCAGGACGCCCAGACCGTGACCGAGACCGCGGCCGCGGGCAACCAGAGGCTGTACGGCGTCAGCACCCCGGCGCAGGTCATCGACAAGTACAAGCCGGGCGGCGTCATCTACTACACCGAGGGCCGCGGCCCGGACAACCTGCGGAATCCGCGGCAGATCGCCACGCTGTCCAACGGGTTGCAGGCGGCGGCGACCGGCCAGCGGCGACCGATCCCGCTGCTGATCGCCACCGACCAGGAGGGCGGCTCCCTCGTCTTCCGGCTCTCCGCGCCGGCGACGGCGATGCCGGGCAACATGGCTCTCGGCGCCGGGCGGTCGGCGGCTGACGCGTACCGCTCCGCCGAGGTCATCGGCGCCGAGCTGGCGGCGGTCGGGATCAACCAGAACTACGCGCCCGTCGCCGATGTCAACGTCAACCCGGCCAACCCGGTCATCGGGATCCGGTCCGTCGGCGAGGACCCGGATCTGGTTTCCGACCTGGTTGCCGCTCAGGTCGACGGCTACCACGACGGCGGCGTGGCGGCCGTGGCCAAGCACTTCCCGGGGCACGGCGACACCGCCGTCGACAGCCACTTCGGACTGCCCGAGGTCACCCACACGCGCGCACAGCTGGAGGCCATCGACCTGCCTCCGTTCCGGGCGGCGATCGACGAACGCGTCGACGCGATCATGACCGCGCACGTCGTGCTCCGCTCGGTCGATCCCAGCGGCGCCCCGGCGACCATGTCCAAATCCATCCTCACCGGACTGCTGCGCAAGCGGCTGGACTACGACGGGCTCATCGTCACCGACGCGCTCGACATGCGCGGCGCCACGAGCACATACCCACCGCATGTCGCGCCGGTCGAAGCGGTCAAGGCCGGCGCCGACCAGCTCGTGCTCGCGCCGCAGATGGACGTCGCCTACAACGCGGTGCTCGACGCCGTCCGCAGCGGGCAGATCTCGATGCGACGCCTCGACGAGTCCGTGTACCGGATCCTGCGCGTGAAGCTGAAGCGTGGGCTGTTCGCCGATCCGTTGGTCGACGTCGAGCTGGCGGAGAAGGTCGTGGGCGCGCCCGGCCACCTCGCCGACGCGCAGGTCATCACGGATCGCACCACGACCCTCGTCAAGAACGACGCCGGCGTGCTGCCGCTGACCGGCGACCCGCGCAGCGTTCTCGTGACGGGCTGGGGCGTGACGACGACGAGAACGCTCGGCGAAGCGGTCCGCCGGCGGGGCCAGACCGTCACGGTCCTGGAAACCGGTCTGACGCCGAGCCCGGCCAGGATCGCCGAGGCGGTCGCGGCCGCGGCGGCGAACCACCTCGTGGTGGTGTCGACGAACAACGCGGCGGGCATCGACGCCACCACCGGGCTGCCCACCGCGTCGGCGGCCGCCCAGCAGGCCCTGATCACGGCGCTGCTCGCGACCGGCGTGCCGATCGTGGTCTCGGCGATGCGCAACCCCTACGACATCTCACGCCTCACCGGCGTGTCGACCTTCCTCGCGACGTACGGCTACACGGCCGGCGCGGTCGAGTCCCTGACCCGCGTGCTGTTCGGGGAGGTCAACCCCGCCGGCAGGCTACCCGTCACGATCCCCCGGGCGGATGGGTCCGGTGCCCTCTATCCCTTCGGGCACGGGCTCCGCTACGGCAGCTGA
- a CDS encoding cellulose binding domain-containing protein, producing MTSQWTGGFQGDVTIANTGTTAVNGWTLRWSFANGQLINQAWNTTYTQSGAQVTATNAGWNGTIAPNGTAAFGFTASWTGTNAKPTAFTLNNASCTVA from the coding sequence ATCACCAGCCAGTGGACCGGCGGGTTCCAGGGCGACGTCACGATCGCCAACACCGGCACGACGGCCGTCAACGGCTGGACGCTGCGCTGGAGCTTCGCCAACGGGCAACTGATCAACCAGGCGTGGAACACCACCTACACCCAGTCCGGCGCCCAGGTGACGGCCACCAACGCCGGGTGGAACGGAACCATCGCCCCCAACGGCACCGCCGCCTTCGGCTTCACCGCGAGCTGGACGGGCACGAACGCCAAGCCGACCGCGTTCACGCTCAACAACGCCAGCTGCACCGTGGCCTGA
- a CDS encoding polyphosphate polymerase domain-containing protein, whose protein sequence is MTAVELDPLLWRFAPVGLVELIERAALQTRMDRKYVLPAREVVALLAAMPADARALEIGRTRAFGYDSVYFDTAALTSYRLTALRRRHRFKVRTRTYVDSAECWLEVKTEGGRGSTVKQRIPHPLDSRSTVDHGRGFIDELLSGCRGETLTPTLVTRFRRSTILLPEHAARVTIDTDLTWDAGLLHLSLPHLVVVETKTGSTPSPVDRALWARGHRPIRISKYGTGLAALRRDLPHAPWRRTLRRHFDPPLGHSPR, encoded by the coding sequence TTGACCGCCGTCGAGCTCGACCCGCTACTGTGGAGGTTCGCGCCGGTCGGCCTCGTGGAGCTCATCGAGCGGGCCGCGCTGCAGACCCGGATGGACCGCAAGTACGTCCTGCCGGCGCGTGAGGTGGTGGCGCTGCTGGCCGCCATGCCCGCGGACGCCCGGGCCCTGGAGATCGGCCGCACACGCGCGTTCGGGTATGACTCGGTGTACTTCGACACCGCCGCGCTGACCAGCTACCGGCTCACCGCCCTGCGACGCCGGCACCGCTTCAAGGTACGGACCAGGACCTATGTGGACTCGGCGGAATGCTGGCTGGAGGTCAAGACCGAAGGTGGGCGCGGAAGCACCGTCAAGCAACGGATCCCGCACCCGCTGGACTCGCGATCCACTGTGGATCACGGGCGCGGCTTCATCGACGAGCTGCTGAGCGGCTGCCGCGGCGAAACGCTCACCCCCACCCTGGTGACCCGCTTCCGGCGCAGCACCATCCTGCTGCCCGAGCACGCCGCCCGGGTCACCATCGACACGGACCTCACCTGGGACGCCGGCCTTCTCCACCTGTCGCTGCCGCACCTGGTGGTCGTCGAGACCAAGACCGGGTCCACTCCCTCGCCGGTCGACCGGGCCCTCTGGGCCCGCGGGCACCGCCCGATCCGGATCTCGAAGTACGGCACCGGACTCGCCGCGCTGCGCCGGGACCTGCCCCACGCGCCATGGCGGCGCACCCTTCGCCGGCACTTCGACCCGCCGCTCGGCCACTCACCTCGCTGA
- a CDS encoding carbohydrate-binding domain-containing protein encodes MRRTRKFAIPIAAAAISVTAWMGAVTGAAAETDDVGVLAAGDAAAAAIAANAADHDDPADHSWNSADVAAITLTGSSATSASSDVSVSGGVVTITGAGTYQLSGSLTNGQIVVNTTESGIVRLILNGVTIANSTSSAINVVDAGEVMVFLNAGTTNRLSDATSYVYPDASTDEPNAALFSTADLTIAGTGSLTVTGNAYDGITSKDGLVIAAGTITVTAVDEGIRGKDYLVVNGGTITVTTRAGDGLKSDEDGDATLGYVLLTNGTVNVTAAGDGVHGETDVITTGGTLTVRAGGGRTATLPADASAKGLKAGVLIVTGGGQITVDAADDALNSDIAIAIDGGTLTLATADDAVHGETTLDVTAGTINVTNSYEGLEALKLTISGGVVNVNSTDDGLNSAEEGVNEFAVAPNAFIRITGGSVATNGGTDAIDTNGTLTISGGTVAAHGSATRAGGEGGLDSNGPVTFTGGTTFATGLTAVTGTIANTSPQRWITYRFAATQAANSIVQVASGTTVIAAYRATKAFQQITLSSSQVIGGRSYNVYTGGSVSGTPVGGLYPGGSVTGATLAGTATATGTSVTTGPTSASPTTPGPAPTTVTPTTPGTTPVPPPAGSPTPSPASGPAGSRATSRSPTPARRPSTAGRCAGASPTGN; translated from the coding sequence ATGCGACGTACCCGGAAGTTCGCCATCCCCATCGCCGCCGCGGCGATATCGGTCACCGCGTGGATGGGCGCGGTCACCGGCGCCGCGGCGGAGACCGACGACGTGGGGGTGCTCGCCGCGGGTGACGCGGCGGCGGCCGCCATCGCGGCCAACGCGGCGGACCACGACGATCCCGCCGACCACTCGTGGAACTCCGCGGACGTCGCGGCCATCACCCTGACCGGTTCGAGCGCGACGAGCGCCAGCTCCGACGTCTCGGTCAGCGGCGGCGTCGTGACGATCACCGGGGCGGGCACGTACCAGCTGAGCGGCTCGCTCACCAACGGCCAGATCGTGGTCAACACCACCGAGTCCGGGATCGTCCGGCTGATCCTGAACGGCGTCACCATCGCCAACTCGACCAGCTCCGCCATCAACGTCGTGGACGCCGGCGAGGTGATGGTGTTCCTGAACGCCGGCACCACCAACCGGCTGTCCGACGCCACCAGCTACGTGTACCCCGACGCGAGCACCGACGAGCCCAACGCCGCGCTGTTCAGCACGGCGGACCTCACCATCGCCGGCACCGGCTCGCTGACCGTGACCGGCAACGCGTACGACGGCATCACCAGCAAGGACGGCCTGGTCATCGCCGCTGGCACGATCACCGTGACCGCGGTCGACGAGGGCATCCGGGGCAAGGACTACCTGGTGGTCAACGGCGGCACCATCACCGTCACCACCCGCGCCGGCGACGGGCTGAAGTCCGATGAGGACGGTGACGCCACCCTCGGGTACGTGCTCCTGACCAACGGCACGGTCAACGTCACCGCGGCCGGCGACGGCGTGCACGGCGAGACCGACGTGATCACCACCGGCGGCACGCTCACCGTCCGGGCCGGCGGCGGGCGCACCGCGACCCTGCCCGCTGACGCGTCCGCCAAGGGCCTCAAGGCCGGCGTCCTCATCGTCACCGGCGGTGGACAGATCACAGTGGACGCCGCCGACGACGCCCTCAACTCCGACATCGCGATCGCCATCGACGGCGGCACGCTCACCCTCGCCACCGCCGACGACGCGGTGCACGGCGAGACCACGCTGGACGTCACCGCCGGCACGATCAACGTGACCAACTCGTACGAGGGGTTGGAGGCGCTCAAGCTCACCATCAGCGGTGGCGTCGTCAACGTCAACTCCACCGACGACGGGCTCAACTCCGCCGAAGAGGGCGTCAACGAGTTCGCCGTGGCGCCCAACGCGTTCATCCGGATCACCGGCGGCTCGGTGGCGACCAACGGCGGCACCGACGCCATCGACACCAACGGGACGCTCACCATCTCCGGCGGCACCGTCGCCGCGCACGGCTCGGCCACCCGCGCCGGCGGTGAGGGCGGCCTCGACTCCAACGGCCCCGTCACCTTCACCGGCGGCACCACCTTCGCCACCGGCCTGACCGCCGTCACCGGTACCATCGCCAACACCTCGCCGCAGCGCTGGATCACCTACCGGTTCGCGGCCACCCAGGCCGCCAACAGCATCGTTCAGGTCGCGTCGGGCACCACCGTGATCGCCGCCTACCGGGCGACGAAGGCGTTCCAGCAGATCACCCTCTCGTCCAGCCAGGTCATCGGCGGGCGCAGCTACAACGTGTACACCGGAGGCAGCGTCTCCGGTACCCCCGTGGGCGGGCTGTACCCCGGCGGAAGCGTCACCGGCGCCACCCTGGCCGGCACCGCGACGGCCACCGGCACGAGCGTGACGACCGGCCCGACCTCCGCGAGCCCGACGACCCCCGGCCCGGCGCCGACCACCGTCACCCCGACCACGCCCGGCACCACCCCGGTACCGCCGCCTGCCGGGTCACCTACACCATCACCAGCCAGTGGACCGGCGGGTTCCAGGGCGACGTCACGATCGCCAACACCGGCACGACGGCCGTCAACGGCTGGACGCTGCGCTGGAGCTTCGCCAACGGGCAACTGA
- a CDS encoding DUF7689 domain-containing protein — translation MARPPNEYEWRELARRFPGLVWHDVEITDEPTRQYNCIGYSMGLRQWINPDSPLTAFEQQYGTEGFVVAPADTASVDGWGKDDGAEMTHGSRQSTTRPQTGLWESKLGRWFRITHGRDQLVGTRYGTVLTHFLPSFARGEETEGVSMPEYGDDELRQIAEQSGRVDPGLKAAFDERLTAWKATWDGPELLTSENTYDFATGPEFEAVVGLGDGIVPLIIEEMTQPDGFFLVPLLEQYRDPVPPGAPAESEQSRRDRAIRAWLASL, via the coding sequence ATGGCACGTCCACCGAATGAGTACGAATGGCGCGAGCTCGCCCGCCGTTTCCCCGGCCTCGTCTGGCACGACGTCGAGATCACCGACGAGCCGACCCGCCAGTACAACTGCATCGGGTACTCGATGGGCCTGCGGCAGTGGATCAACCCGGACTCGCCGCTGACCGCGTTCGAGCAGCAGTACGGCACGGAAGGCTTCGTGGTGGCGCCCGCCGACACCGCCTCCGTCGACGGTTGGGGCAAGGACGACGGTGCCGAGATGACCCACGGCAGCCGCCAGTCGACCACGAGGCCGCAGACTGGACTGTGGGAGTCCAAGCTGGGCCGGTGGTTCCGCATCACGCACGGGCGCGACCAGTTGGTGGGCACGCGCTACGGCACGGTGCTCACCCACTTCCTGCCGAGCTTCGCACGGGGCGAGGAGACCGAGGGGGTGTCCATGCCGGAGTACGGCGACGACGAGTTGCGGCAGATCGCCGAGCAGTCGGGCCGGGTGGATCCGGGTCTCAAGGCCGCCTTCGACGAGCGGCTGACGGCCTGGAAGGCGACCTGGGACGGACCGGAGCTGCTGACCAGCGAGAACACGTACGACTTCGCGACCGGCCCGGAGTTCGAGGCGGTGGTCGGCCTCGGGGACGGCATCGTCCCGCTGATCATCGAGGAGATGACCCAGCCGGACGGGTTCTTCCTGGTGCCGCTGCTGGAGCAGTACCGCGATCCGGTGCCGCCCGGCGCACCGGCGGAAAGCGAGCAGTCCCGCCGCGACCGCGCGATCCGGGCGTGGCTCGCCAGCCTCTGA
- a CDS encoding glycosyltransferase: MGDRLIFQLGTNNWQRGGEFAPGSGILHEAHHHAYNALPGLRCYSMYPSRRQRFQEEYVRVFALDHDIPICESISPVSNYRWHGMSEAEVAAYRKRLTDEVASWMDEIEETTGDRFELAIAHHAFMNTVVMRDVIRRRAEAGRGTMPLLCFTHGTELKMYANEQRGDRPDEFPSRFLPFMRDEKIFDYADPAHGVDVVATISAEQVEAFLAVFPEFPRDRVVLSPNGYNQDIFRRLTEPTDVYADRANVLSGFLTQPPEGSDRKPEPVAPPDGFDAVVAFCGKFADWKRLDALLRAAAIYEQHELRILTLVIGSGPVEAQVQMHDLAADLGLRRTYFVGPRPQDELALLFNCADIGCFPSYREPFGLVFIECMACGTPVIGADSGGPRDFVTPEVGVLVPETDDRQELAASLAAAVIRSLDEGWKGAKGPAAEAYATENFSLVSQVSKLLEDVDRLT; encoded by the coding sequence ATGGGCGACCGGCTGATCTTTCAGCTCGGCACCAACAACTGGCAACGCGGTGGCGAGTTCGCTCCGGGATCGGGAATCCTGCACGAGGCGCACCACCACGCGTACAACGCGCTGCCCGGCTTGCGGTGTTACTCGATGTATCCCTCGCGGCGGCAGCGGTTCCAGGAAGAGTACGTGCGGGTCTTCGCGCTCGACCATGACATCCCGATCTGCGAATCCATCTCTCCGGTCAGCAACTATCGCTGGCACGGCATGAGCGAGGCGGAGGTCGCCGCGTACCGCAAGCGGCTGACCGACGAGGTCGCGAGCTGGATGGACGAGATCGAGGAGACGACCGGCGACCGGTTTGAGCTCGCGATCGCCCACCACGCCTTCATGAATACGGTGGTGATGCGCGACGTGATCCGGCGCCGCGCCGAGGCGGGCCGGGGCACGATGCCTCTGCTCTGCTTCACGCACGGCACCGAGCTGAAGATGTACGCCAACGAGCAGCGCGGTGATCGACCCGACGAGTTCCCGTCGCGTTTCCTGCCGTTCATGCGGGACGAGAAGATCTTCGACTACGCCGACCCGGCCCACGGCGTCGACGTGGTGGCGACGATCTCGGCCGAGCAGGTCGAGGCGTTTCTCGCGGTGTTCCCGGAGTTCCCGCGCGACCGCGTGGTGCTCTCGCCGAACGGCTACAACCAGGACATCTTCCGCAGGCTGACCGAGCCGACCGACGTGTACGCCGATCGCGCGAACGTGCTGTCCGGCTTCCTGACCCAGCCGCCCGAGGGCAGTGACCGGAAGCCCGAACCGGTGGCGCCGCCGGACGGGTTCGACGCGGTGGTGGCGTTCTGCGGCAAGTTCGCCGACTGGAAGCGGCTCGACGCCCTGCTCCGCGCCGCGGCCATCTACGAGCAGCACGAGCTGCGGATCCTCACCCTGGTGATCGGCTCCGGACCGGTCGAGGCGCAAGTCCAGATGCACGACCTCGCCGCCGACCTCGGCCTGCGGCGGACCTACTTCGTCGGCCCGCGGCCGCAGGACGAGCTCGCGCTGCTGTTCAACTGCGCCGATATCGGCTGCTTCCCGTCCTATCGCGAGCCCTTCGGCCTGGTGTTCATCGAATGCATGGCCTGCGGCACGCCCGTGATCGGCGCCGACTCCGGCGGGCCGCGCGACTTCGTGACCCCCGAGGTCGGCGTGCTGGTGCCGGAGACCGACGATCGGCAGGAGCTCGCGGCGTCGCTCGCCGCCGCGGTGATCCGTTCTCTCGACGAGGGCTGGAAGGGCGCCAAGGGCCCAGCCGCCGAGGCGTACGCCACGGAGAACTTCAGCCTGGTGAGCCAGGTGTCGAAGCTGCTCGAGGATGTCGACCGCCTGACATAG